Below is a window of Phenylobacterium koreense DNA.
GCCCTGCAGACCAAGCAGCAGCTTGGTGTTCAGGCGCTTGGCATCGCCAACCAGTCCTCCAGCGTTCTGCTCGGACTCTTCCGATAAGACAAAGGAGGCGTGGCCGCTCGCGGCCACGCTTTGGCGTCGGCGGCGGGAAGGACTGTCCTTCCCGCCGCTTTCGCCCATAGGGGCCCGCGCAAGCGAGCCGCGGAGGAAACCATGGAGAGTAAGCTTTCCAGCATCGCCGTCGTCTCGACCGAGATGGACGGCGTGGCGTCGCCGAAACCCGCGCCGGCTCAGGTCGCCGTGCAGGAAGAGGCTCCGACGCCGGACCTGCGGCTGGTCATCGAAGACCGCGGTCCGCACGGCGGTTTCGTCTACAAGACCATAGACCGGCGCACGGGCGAGGTCGTATTGCAGCTTCCCCGGGAAGAGGTGCTTCGCCTGCGCGAGGCGGCCGGGTACGAAGCCGGCGCGGTGATCGACACCAGCGCCTGATCGGGCCGCTTCGCCAGCGCCCGCCGCCGAATTTACGGCGTTAATCTTTCAGAAACCACGATCTCTCAGCGTTAACCATACTAACGGCGCGCGAGTCGCGCGCACTCATGGGTTCTCTGAAGGAGATTTGCGCCATGGCGATGAGCGTCAACACGAACAAGTCGGCGCTGATCGCGCTCCAAAACCTCAACAGCACGAACGAAAAGCTCGAGCAGGTTCAGAACAAGATCAACACCGGCCTGCGCGTCTCCAGCGCCAAGGACAACGCCGCTGTCTACGCCATCGCCCAGAAGCAGCGCGCCGACTTCAGCTCCCTCGGCGCGGTGAAGATGAGCCTCGACCGGGCGACCTCGATCACCGACGTCGCCCTGACGGCCGGGCAGCAGATCTCCGACATCCTCGTGCAGATGCGCGAAAAGGTGGTGGGCGCGGCCGAAGACTCCGCGTCGCCCCAGACGAAGAAGGCCTTCGACGACGAATACCAGACCCTGCTGCAGGCCATCAGCCAGTTCGCCAGTTCGGCGGAGTTCGACGGCGTTTCCGTCCTGAACGGCAGCCTGACGGCGGACCTTAACTTCCTGGCCAACGCCGATGGCGACAGCTACATCTCGCTGACCCCGCAGGACTTCACGGTCACCGGCTCGATCATCGGCCTCGACGGCACCGACCTGAACGGGACGACCACCAACGTGAAGTCGGTGCTGGCCTCGCTCGACTCCGCCATTTCGAACGTGACGGCGGCCCTCGCCGAAATGGGCGCCCAGGCCAAGCAGATCGAAAAGCACGTGACCTTCGTGGCCAAGCTGCAGGACACCCTGGAGACCGGCATCGGCAACCTGGTGGACGCCGATATCGCCAAGGAGAGCGCCCGATTGCAGTCCCTGCAGGTGCAACAGCAGCTCGGCGCCCAGGCCCTGTCGATCGCCAATTCCCAGCCGCAGGTCATCCTTCAGCTCTTCCGCGGCGGCTAAGGTCGAGGCCGGCTCGGCGGCGCG
It encodes the following:
- a CDS encoding flagellin — encoded protein: MAMSVNTNKSALIALQNLNSTNEKLEQVQNKINTGLRVSSAKDNAAVYAIAQKQRADFSSLGAVKMSLDRATSITDVALTAGQQISDILVQMREKVVGAAEDSASPQTKKAFDDEYQTLLQAISQFASSAEFDGVSVLNGSLTADLNFLANADGDSYISLTPQDFTVTGSIIGLDGTDLNGTTTNVKSVLASLDSAISNVTAALAEMGAQAKQIEKHVTFVAKLQDTLETGIGNLVDADIAKESARLQSLQVQQQLGAQALSIANSQPQVILQLFRGG